CAGGCCATCCGCCGGCTGGAGGAAGGGCTGCGGCGGGGCGAGCGGGACCAGGTCCTCCTGGGAGTGACCGGTTCCGGGAAGACCTTCACCATGGCCTGCGTGGCCGAGAAACTCAACCGCCCGACCCTGGTTCTGGCCCACAACAAGACCCTGGCCGCCCAGCTGTACGGCGAGTTTCGCGATCTCTTCCCGGAAAACGCCGTCGAATACTTCGTCAGCTATTACGATTACTACCAACCGGAAGCCTACCTGCCCGCAACCGACACCTACATCGAAAAAGATTCCTCCATCAACGAACAGATCGACCGGATGCGGCATTCCGCCACTCACTCCCTCTGGACCCGGCGCGACGTACTGATCGTCTCCAGCGTTTCCTGCATCTACGGCCTGGGCTCGCCGGCCGCCTACCGGGAAATGATGGTCGAAGTCGCGCGGGGCATGGAACTGCCCCGCGACGAACTGCTCCGCCGCCTGATCGACCTCTGGTACGAGCGCAACGACACCGACTTCCACCGGGGGATATTCCGGGTCCGGGGGGACACGGTCGAAATCTTCCCGGCCTACGAGGAGGACCGGGCGCTGCGGGTGGAGTTTTTCGGCGACGAAGTCGAAAAGCTCTCCTGGGTGGACCCGCTGACCGGGAAAACGCGGCGGACGGAGGAATCGGTCCGGATTTTTCCGGGAAGCCACTACGTCACTTCACGGCCCGACCTCGACCGGGCGGTCTCCGGCATCCGCCGGGAGCTGGAAGAGCGGCTGGAAACCCTCGGGAACGCCGGGCGGCTGCTGGAGGCTCAGCGCCTGGAGCAGCGCACCCGCTACGATTTGGAGATGATGGGGGAAATCGGGTATTGCGCCGGCATCGAAAACTATTCCCGGCATCTCGACGGCCGGCGACCGGGAGAGCCTCCGGCCACGCTCCTGGACTACTTCCCCGACGATTTTCTCCTCTTCGTCGACGAAAGCCATATCACCATCCCGCAAGTCCGGGGCATGTACCGCGGAGACCGGTCACGGAAAGAAACCCTCGTCCGGCACGGTTTCCGGCTCCCTTCCGCCCTCGATAACCGGCCGCTCACGTTCGATGAATTCCAAGCCAGAATCGGTCCGGCCGTCTACGTCTCCGCCACCCCCGCCGAGTACGAATTGAAGCGGGCGGGGAAGCGGGTGGTGGAGCAGATCATCCGGCCCACCGGATTGATCGATCCCCCCATAGAAATCCGGCCGGCCGAGGACCAGGTCGACGATCTGATCCTCGAAATCGGGGACCGGCGGAAAAGAGGAGAGCGGGTTCTGGTGACTACCTTGACCAAGCGGATGGCCGAAGACCTGGCCGACCACCTGGAGGAGCGCGGCATCAAGACCAAGTACCTCCATTCCGACATCGCCACCCTGGAAAGAACCGCTCTCATCAGGGACTTGCGCCTGGGGGTTTTCGAGGTTCTGGTCGGAGTCAATCTCCTCCGGGAAGGGCTGGATATCCCCGAGGTTTCACTGGTGGCGGTGCTGGACGCGGACCGGGAAGGTTTCCTCCGGTCGGAACGTTCCCTGATCCAGATCTGCGGTAGAGCCTCGCGGAACCTCAACGGCAAAGTCATCCTCTACGCCGCCTCCACCACCGATTCCATGGCCGGGGCCGTACGGGAGACCGCCCGCAGAAGAAAGCTGCAGAAAGCCTACAACCGGAAGCACGGGATCACCCCGGAAGGAATCCGCAAGGATATCGGAGACATTCTCGGAAGCGTCTACGAGGCGGACTATCCGGCCATCCCCTCGATCGCGGAGGATGACGAGCCGTTCGCCGCCCCCGGGGAACTTTCCGAACGGCTCGATCGCCTGGAACGGTCGATGCGGAAACTGGCCGCCGAATACCGGTTCGAGGAGGCGGCGAAGGTGCGCGACCGATGGTTGGAGTTGCGAAGGCTCCGCCTGGAACTGGGGGGAGAGGACCGTGAGGAACCGACTGAGGGATAAGGCCCGAAGTTTTCCCGCCCTCCCCGGGGTGTATCTGATGAAAAACGCCGAGGGCGCGATCCTCTATGTGGGGAAGGCCAAACGTCTGAGAACGCGGGTGCTCAGTTACTTCCGCCCCGGGGGGGACGGCCGCCCCCGGATACCGTTTCTGCTCTCCAAGACCTCCGAGATCGAGTACCTGGTCACGGACACGGAGCGGGAAGCCCTGTTTCTGGAGAACAACCTGATCAAGAAACACCGTCCCCCCTACAATATCTATTTCCGCGACGACAAGACCTACTACCATCTCCGAATCGATTTTTCCGAGGAATATCCCCGCCCGGCGCTGGTCCGGAATCCCCGGCGGGACGGGGCCCGTTACTTCGGGCCCTACTCCTCGGGCCGGTCGCTGAAAGCGACCCTGCGCTACCTGCGCAAACTCTATCCTTTCCGCACCTGCCGCGAGGGCGTCTTCCGCCACCGCTCCCGCCCCTGTCTTTTCCACCAGACCGGCCGTTGCCCCGCTCCCTGCGTCGGCCTCGTCCATCCCCGGGAATATCGGAACAATCTGGATTCCCTGATCAAGGTGTTGGAGGGAGGGGCCCCGGAAGTGGAGGCGGAACTGAAACGCGCCATCGCCGAATCCGCCGACCGCCTCGATTTCGAAAAAGCCGCCGAGTTCAGGGATCGGCTGGCGGCCTTGAGGGAACTGGGAGAAAAACGGCTCGTCAGCCGCGCGGGCGCCCCCGATCTCGATGCCTTTGCCTTCGCCGAAGGTCGCGGGGGCACGGCCTTCCATGTTCTCCGGACCAGGAACGGCCAGGTCGAGGAAGGAATCTCGGCCCTGTCGCGCGCCCGGCTCCCCGACCGGGAAGAGGGGCTGGAATCGTTCGTTTTGCAGTTCTACCGGCGGCGCGAGATCCCCGGGCTGATTCTGTTGCCGTTTCCCCTTTCGGGCGCGGCCGCCCTCGGCGAAGTCCTACGCGAGCGGGGAGGGGGGGGCGCGCCCCGCCTGCTCGTCCCCCGGCGCGGAGAAAACCGGAAGCTGGTCGGCCTGGCGGCCCGGAACGCCCGCCATGCCCTGCTCCGCGACGGGGGACGGACCCGGCTCGCCGGGACCCTGGAGGGCCTCCAGAACCGTCTGCGGCTGTCCAACTACCCGGCCCGTCTGGAATGTTTCGACATCTCTTCCCTGGGGGGGCGGGAAGCGGTGGGTTCGATGGCGGTTTTCAGGGACGGCGAAAAGTCCCCCGGCGACTACCGCCGCTTCCGGATCCGGGCCGAAGGCGCCGCGGACGATTGCGCCATGCTGGCCGAGATCCTGAGGCGTCGGCTCCGCGACCGGGGAGGGGAGGCCGGGATCCCCGACCTGATCGTCCTCGACGGCGGCAAGGGGCAGTTGGGCGCCGGGATGAAGGTGCTCGAGGAACTCGCCGTCGGCGGCCCCGACCTGATCGCCCTGGCCAAGGAACGGACCAGAGGAGGACTCAAGCTCCGGGACCGGGTGTACCTCCCGGGCCGCAAAAACGCGGCCGGGCTCCTCCCGGGCACGCCGGAGTTCAAGCTTCTGATCCGAGCCCGGGACGAGGCCCACCGCTTCGCCGTTTCCTATCACCGGGCACTGCGCCGGAAGCACGCCCTGGAATCCACACTGGAAGAGATCCCCGGCGTCGGACCCGTGCTCCGGAAGCGCATTCTCGAAAAGTACGGGACCGCGGACGCCGTCGCCGGCGCCGACCCGGAGGGACTGGACGCCCTCCCCGGAATCGGACCCGATCTGGCCCGCCGGATCGTCGCTACGGTCCGGGCCCGCAAGGAGCGGCGCGCGGGAAAAAGGTGAAAATTCTTTTCCGGGGGCGCGTCAATTTCTATAATCGCGGGACGGAGCCTAACCGCCGTCGGGAGGGGAGATGCGGATACTAGGAGCGTTGTCGCTGGCCGGAGCCGTTCTCCTGGCGCTGCCGATGTCGGCGCCGGCCGAAAAACGGGACGTGCGCATCGGCCTGGTGGCCGAAGGCCCTTACTATCTGGAAGAAGCGTGCTGGGAACGGTTTCGCGAGGAGCTGGCCGTGCTCGGCGGCGAAAACGTTTCCTTCTCCTTCCCGGCCGACCGTCAGTTGATCGGGAATTGGGAACCGGATTCGATCCGGGAATCGTGCCGACGGCTGCTGGAGGCGGAAGACGTCGATTTCGTCGTCGGGATGGGCCTGGTCCCCTCCGCCTATTTCTATTCCCAGACCGACCTGCCCAAGCCGGTGGTCCTTTTCGGAAGCATCGACGGCGATCTGCTCGGGTTCGAAGACGAGGAGGGCCGTTCGCCCGTGCCCAACCTCACCTTCCAGCTCCGGCGGGGCAAACTCGATTCCGAACTCGCCTGGATCAAAAAACTGGCCGGGGACCGCCCGGTAACGGTGCTGCTGGACCCGGAACTCCTGGAGGCGCTCCCGGATCTGGAGGAACGGGCGCACGCCGCCGAACTCAGGAACGGGTTGAAGTTGACGCCCGCTTTCTACGGCGACACCGTGGCCGCGACTTCGGGAAACCTGCCCCCGGATACCGGGCTGGTCTATCTGACTCCCTCGGCCCGGTTCAACACCCCCGACAAGATAAGCGCGCTCCTCGAGGAATTGAACCGCCGCCGGCTTCCCACCTTCGCCTTCGAAGGCACGCGCATCGTCGAACTGGGAGCGCTGGCGGCGCTCTTTCCCGAAAGCGTGGAAAAAGCGGCCCGGAACGCCGCCCTCAAGGTCTACGAGATCGCTCGGGGAGAGCCCCCCGCCGATCTCAGCGTCCTCTACCACGA
The window above is part of the bacterium genome. Proteins encoded here:
- the uvrB gene encoding excinuclease ABC subunit UvrB, which codes for MGDFKLVSSFRPQGDQPQAIRRLEEGLRRGERDQVLLGVTGSGKTFTMACVAEKLNRPTLVLAHNKTLAAQLYGEFRDLFPENAVEYFVSYYDYYQPEAYLPATDTYIEKDSSINEQIDRMRHSATHSLWTRRDVLIVSSVSCIYGLGSPAAYREMMVEVARGMELPRDELLRRLIDLWYERNDTDFHRGIFRVRGDTVEIFPAYEEDRALRVEFFGDEVEKLSWVDPLTGKTRRTEESVRIFPGSHYVTSRPDLDRAVSGIRRELEERLETLGNAGRLLEAQRLEQRTRYDLEMMGEIGYCAGIENYSRHLDGRRPGEPPATLLDYFPDDFLLFVDESHITIPQVRGMYRGDRSRKETLVRHGFRLPSALDNRPLTFDEFQARIGPAVYVSATPAEYELKRAGKRVVEQIIRPTGLIDPPIEIRPAEDQVDDLILEIGDRRKRGERVLVTTLTKRMAEDLADHLEERGIKTKYLHSDIATLERTALIRDLRLGVFEVLVGVNLLREGLDIPEVSLVAVLDADREGFLRSERSLIQICGRASRNLNGKVILYAASTTDSMAGAVRETARRRKLQKAYNRKHGITPEGIRKDIGDILGSVYEADYPAIPSIAEDDEPFAAPGELSERLDRLERSMRKLAAEYRFEEAAKVRDRWLELRRLRLELGGEDREEPTEG
- the uvrC gene encoding excinuclease ABC subunit UvrC, giving the protein MRNRLRDKARSFPALPGVYLMKNAEGAILYVGKAKRLRTRVLSYFRPGGDGRPRIPFLLSKTSEIEYLVTDTEREALFLENNLIKKHRPPYNIYFRDDKTYYHLRIDFSEEYPRPALVRNPRRDGARYFGPYSSGRSLKATLRYLRKLYPFRTCREGVFRHRSRPCLFHQTGRCPAPCVGLVHPREYRNNLDSLIKVLEGGAPEVEAELKRAIAESADRLDFEKAAEFRDRLAALRELGEKRLVSRAGAPDLDAFAFAEGRGGTAFHVLRTRNGQVEEGISALSRARLPDREEGLESFVLQFYRRREIPGLILLPFPLSGAAALGEVLRERGGGGAPRLLVPRRGENRKLVGLAARNARHALLRDGGRTRLAGTLEGLQNRLRLSNYPARLECFDISSLGGREAVGSMAVFRDGEKSPGDYRRFRIRAEGAADDCAMLAEILRRRLRDRGGEAGIPDLIVLDGGKGQLGAGMKVLEELAVGGPDLIALAKERTRGGLKLRDRVYLPGRKNAAGLLPGTPEFKLLIRARDEAHRFAVSYHRALRRKHALESTLEEIPGVGPVLRKRILEKYGTADAVAGADPEGLDALPGIGPDLARRIVATVRARKERRAGKR